One genomic region from Tachysurus vachellii isolate PV-2020 chromosome 22, HZAU_Pvac_v1, whole genome shotgun sequence encodes:
- the rem1 gene encoding GTP-binding protein REM 1: MMLNTQRESRDVVRRRASTPVSSSQHRVMHRDPQHPPLAQSASYQAGDTKHWSSDSEESDSSGHECLYQVILLGDHGVGKSSLARIFAGIQEKDALNCIGENMYERTLTVDEEETTLIVMDTWEAEKQEEDEKWVQDYCMQVGKAYVIVYSITDRSSFESASELRIQLRRIRQAENIPIILVGNKSDLVRCREVAVEEGRACAVVFDCKFIETSASLNHNVQELFEGIVRQIRLRRDSKETNTHRRSVYKRKESITKKARRFLDRLVAMNNKKMALKVRSKSCHDLGVL, translated from the exons ATGATGCTGAATACACAAAGAGAGAGTAGAGATGTGGTGAGAAGAAGAGCCAGCACTCCAGTATCCTCCTCTCAGCATAGAGTAATGCACAGAGACCCTCAGCATCCTCCTCTTGCACAGTCTGCCTCATACCAGGCTGGAGACACAAAACATTGGTCCTCCGATTCGGaggagtcagacagttcaggcCATGAGTGTCTCTACCAGGTCATCCTACTTGGGGATCATGGAGTCGGAAAGTCCAGCCTTGCTAGAATCTTTGCTGGAATCCAGGAAAAAGATGCTCTAAACTGCATAGGTG AGAACATGTATGAAAGAACACTGACAGTGGATGAAGAAGAAACCACCCTCATAGTAATGGACACATGGGAAGCAGAAAAGCAG GAAGAAGATGAGAAGTGGGTTCAGGACTACTGCATGCAGGTTGGGAAGGCATATGTCATTGTTTACTCCATCACGGACCGCAGCAGCTTTGAAAGTGCATCAGAGCTGCGTATCCAACTGCGACGCATCCGTCAGGCTGAAAATATTCCCATCATTCTTGTGGGCAACAAGAGTGACTTGGTGCGCTGTCGAGAAGTAGCAGTGGAAG AGGGTCGGGCATGTGCCGTTGTTTTTGACTGCAAATTCATTGAGACATCAGCATCATTGAACCACAATGTCCAAGAGCTGTTTGAAGGCATCGTGAGGCAGATCCGTCTTCGGCGGGATAGCAAAGAGACCAACACACACCGGCGCTCCGTTTATAAGCGCAAAGAGAGCATCACCAAAAAGGCCCGCCGCTTCCTTGACAGACTGGTGGCAATGAACAACAAAAAGATGGCCTTGAAAGTGCGTTCCAAATCCTGCCATGACCTGGGCGTGTTGTGA
- the pnp4a gene encoding purine nucleoside phosphorylase 4a isoform X1 produces the protein MHCKDQISHKDYQKTVDWLISQTQHRPKVAIICGSGLSMLADSLQCQDCFKYSDIPGFPQSTVQGHVGKLVFGELKGKTCVCMQGRFHMYEGHSLCKVTFPVRVFKLLGVETLIVTNAAGSIAESYHCGDIMIIKDHVNFPGLAGLNPLSGPNDDKFGPRFPPMSGVYDKDLRKLAFDICKRMGVTQFVHEGVYGMVGGPNFESIAEAMLLHKLGVDAVGMSTAPEVLVASHCGLRVFGLSLITNKVVKSYENSETTNHEAVLEMSKIRSEMIQKLITEIIIHMDINNNEA, from the exons ATGCACTGTAAAGATCAAATCAG cCACAAAGACTATCAGAAGACAGTGGATTGGCTAATTTCCCAAACACAGCATAGACCTAAAGTGGCCATAATCTGTGGATCTGGACTAAGCATGCTAGCTGATTCTCTCCAGTGCCAGGACTGCTTCAAATACTCTGATATTCCTGGCTTTCCCCAAAGCACAG tgcagGGACATGTTGGGAAGCTGGTGTTTGGCGAACTCAAAGGGAAGACATGTGTTTGTATGCAGGGACGATTCCACATGTATGAGGGACACTCACTGTGTAAG GTCACTTTCCCAGTGAGGGTGTTCAAGCTATTGGGTGTGGAAACCCTGATTGTCACGAATGCTGCAGGGTCCATAGCAGAAAGTTATCACTGTGGTGACATCATGATTATTAAAGATCACGTCAACTTCCCTGGACTTGCTGGTTTAAACCCACTCAGTGGCCCTAATGATGACAA GTTTGGACCTCGTTTCCCACCTATGTCTGGAGTTTATGATAAAGATTTGCGAAAGCTGGCATTTGACATCTGTAAGAGGATGGGCGTCACCCAATTTGTCCATGAGGGGGTGTATGGTATGGTGGGTGGGCCTAACTTTGAGAGCATAGCAGAAGCCATGCTTCTGCACAAACTGGGAGTGGATGCTGTGG GCATGAGCACAGCCCCTGAAGTCCTTGTGGCCAGCCATTGTGGCTTGCGTGTGTTTGGCCTCTCCCTTATAACCAACAAAGTTGTGAAAAGCTATGAAAACTCAGAGACCACCAATCATGAAGCCGTTCTGGAAATGAGCAAAATACGATCAGAAATGATACAGAAGCTCATAACTGAAATCATTATTCATATGGACATTAATAACAATGAAGCATGA
- the pnp4a gene encoding purine nucleoside phosphorylase 4a isoform X2: protein MLADSLQCQDCFKYSDIPGFPQSTVQGHVGKLVFGELKGKTCVCMQGRFHMYEGHSLCKVTFPVRVFKLLGVETLIVTNAAGSIAESYHCGDIMIIKDHVNFPGLAGLNPLSGPNDDKFGPRFPPMSGVYDKDLRKLAFDICKRMGVTQFVHEGVYGMVGGPNFESIAEAMLLHKLGVDAVGMSTAPEVLVASHCGLRVFGLSLITNKVVKSYENSETTNHEAVLEMSKIRSEMIQKLITEIIIHMDINNNEA, encoded by the exons ATGCTAGCTGATTCTCTCCAGTGCCAGGACTGCTTCAAATACTCTGATATTCCTGGCTTTCCCCAAAGCACAG tgcagGGACATGTTGGGAAGCTGGTGTTTGGCGAACTCAAAGGGAAGACATGTGTTTGTATGCAGGGACGATTCCACATGTATGAGGGACACTCACTGTGTAAG GTCACTTTCCCAGTGAGGGTGTTCAAGCTATTGGGTGTGGAAACCCTGATTGTCACGAATGCTGCAGGGTCCATAGCAGAAAGTTATCACTGTGGTGACATCATGATTATTAAAGATCACGTCAACTTCCCTGGACTTGCTGGTTTAAACCCACTCAGTGGCCCTAATGATGACAA GTTTGGACCTCGTTTCCCACCTATGTCTGGAGTTTATGATAAAGATTTGCGAAAGCTGGCATTTGACATCTGTAAGAGGATGGGCGTCACCCAATTTGTCCATGAGGGGGTGTATGGTATGGTGGGTGGGCCTAACTTTGAGAGCATAGCAGAAGCCATGCTTCTGCACAAACTGGGAGTGGATGCTGTGG GCATGAGCACAGCCCCTGAAGTCCTTGTGGCCAGCCATTGTGGCTTGCGTGTGTTTGGCCTCTCCCTTATAACCAACAAAGTTGTGAAAAGCTATGAAAACTCAGAGACCACCAATCATGAAGCCGTTCTGGAAATGAGCAAAATACGATCAGAAATGATACAGAAGCTCATAACTGAAATCATTATTCATATGGACATTAATAACAATGAAGCATGA